Proteins encoded within one genomic window of Granulicella pectinivorans:
- a CDS encoding LamG domain-containing protein has translation MNQKLIILFAVSVFSLHIASAQIKGAGVVQPPRPEEPGLLFYLSGDKGATADYAANGKPAPNFLEDVKVLPNGGAKGGYLQCGNDQLLSYWAPGNIYAQRGTLSFFWRSRDAVGSTEFPVFRVGYGDHSSWDTVWLRMDYNGHGFDAFVTDINLHRTRVSYTMKPFPKPDEWVHLALSWDEKTGIRFYVDGKMVAQKAATGMFDATLDQFGPHSRLIGPTGVEASYNYDRGGDLDELRIYDRALSDDNIATLAKGDAPSKVPQIANGFADAATQKDWWFRYGWNRTNDLPEAIHSSSTVVRKVEIHDVYDLGRWWWRATDGIRETTWPGVYNRSRLEGRFDYFQLPDWDTYALSGKDVTFNMPNEAWNHIEIEGGAWGKMALLGRDIDTAKNTDAMLFERPKGQERTFYSAPKPIVGEKLRFTNVEQEEPIGELGAYYVHAGREPSGIDVLRYKLTGSIVPDNPSLQETVNWVNGRFPADERMTMVAMPAGAPGRKRTKPQSGLPIVQIMIPADFRDMPPETGKGYTYTWDNMPGGLDGIAIDLPALHLKPTHGEYIPMNIQVKDPLWPMRDMMDFSFSVKPGEPHTLWLDTRDRILPNDKSLYLTLASASPEFGPDALEGAEIRLIFKPRKDALPEHVADRFTQVRDNYSNMVEENVTSKRLNQFNRYYADITDLLRVDPDHKEGLNYWHEMNKEQARPPFLMPTAPPGTPTWAYLQTMDLGLLKKQVNWWIDNRQIADGEFGGGLSDDSDYMNWWVGTAMMGVDPEKLRVSQSRVLEASYVNGMWSNGLAAAQYDELHAYEDGINLLGQAMQLNFGSPREIERAMKTAKRLEWLTGVNKAGNRLIKSSYYSGDKMSTEGVWGWSKANSFFVVHPALSLVLFNGMPETKKMMLEMADGLLAHRKLEKNGKYSIRTTINWETDEDKPGKGPGPWFIFWSAYRWTGDKKYLQPFEDEGANSLRLINSNALDMLQVRDTWGKEIVAELPSATLVQQEPTEHLAWQETGDTGYLNTLYGSQIQTATEKAFMNTEGSLWIDRIYFNHAELQRARLGGVALLRNNLYPGNAVSWTFDAPANEQSVGILIPNATPDHMTITAYNLDQTTVTARMTGWEVDPGQWEITQDGKTRTETFERSKALAFTFAPHQTSTIEMKMVSKGVPYWSRPDLGIDPEDVKVAGGTMKVTVHSLGSVDAPAATLVLRDRTGKELARAAIPAIKAPTDLLPKTAVVSLPYAKGGSVTIEMKGDLPEITELNNRVGLD, from the coding sequence TTGAATCAGAAACTTATTATCTTATTTGCCGTTTCGGTCTTTAGCCTTCACATAGCTTCCGCACAAATCAAGGGGGCGGGAGTTGTCCAGCCACCTCGTCCGGAGGAGCCAGGTCTCCTCTTCTATCTCTCGGGCGACAAAGGCGCAACGGCGGACTATGCCGCCAACGGCAAACCGGCCCCCAACTTCCTCGAAGATGTGAAGGTGCTTCCAAATGGCGGAGCGAAGGGAGGCTATCTCCAGTGCGGAAATGACCAACTGCTCAGTTATTGGGCGCCCGGCAATATCTACGCGCAGCGAGGCACGCTCAGCTTCTTCTGGCGCTCTCGCGATGCCGTGGGAAGTACTGAATTTCCGGTCTTTCGCGTGGGATATGGCGACCACTCCAGTTGGGACACGGTGTGGCTGCGCATGGACTACAACGGCCATGGCTTCGATGCGTTTGTCACCGACATCAACCTGCATCGCACGCGCGTTTCGTACACGATGAAGCCGTTTCCGAAGCCGGACGAGTGGGTGCATCTTGCCCTGAGCTGGGATGAGAAGACGGGCATCCGGTTCTACGTGGATGGCAAGATGGTCGCGCAGAAGGCTGCGACGGGCATGTTCGATGCAACGCTCGATCAGTTCGGTCCGCACTCGCGACTGATCGGACCAACGGGCGTCGAGGCTTCGTATAACTACGATCGCGGCGGCGATCTCGATGAGCTTCGCATCTACGACCGCGCGCTGAGCGACGACAACATCGCCACACTGGCCAAGGGCGATGCGCCCTCGAAGGTACCGCAGATTGCCAATGGATTCGCGGATGCGGCGACTCAGAAGGACTGGTGGTTTCGTTATGGATGGAATCGCACGAACGATCTTCCCGAGGCGATTCATTCTTCTTCGACCGTCGTGCGCAAGGTCGAGATTCACGATGTGTACGACCTTGGCCGCTGGTGGTGGCGCGCGACCGATGGCATCCGCGAGACCACGTGGCCCGGGGTGTATAACCGCTCGCGGCTCGAAGGGCGGTTCGATTATTTCCAGCTTCCGGACTGGGATACATATGCGCTCTCCGGCAAGGACGTGACCTTCAACATGCCCAACGAGGCGTGGAATCACATCGAGATCGAAGGCGGAGCATGGGGCAAGATGGCTCTGCTTGGCCGCGACATCGACACCGCGAAGAATACGGATGCGATGCTGTTCGAAAGGCCCAAAGGACAGGAGCGTACGTTCTATAGCGCGCCCAAGCCCATCGTCGGCGAGAAGCTGCGCTTCACAAACGTGGAACAAGAGGAGCCCATTGGGGAGCTGGGCGCGTATTACGTCCATGCGGGCCGTGAGCCGAGCGGCATCGATGTGTTGAGGTACAAGCTGACCGGCTCCATCGTGCCCGATAATCCTTCGTTGCAGGAGACCGTGAACTGGGTCAACGGCCGCTTCCCTGCAGATGAGCGTATGACGATGGTGGCCATGCCGGCGGGCGCTCCGGGCAGGAAGAGAACGAAGCCGCAGAGCGGTCTGCCCATCGTTCAAATCATGATTCCGGCCGACTTCCGCGATATGCCTCCGGAGACCGGCAAAGGCTACACCTACACGTGGGATAACATGCCGGGCGGCCTCGATGGCATTGCGATCGACCTGCCTGCGTTGCACCTGAAGCCCACGCATGGCGAGTACATTCCGATGAACATCCAGGTGAAGGACCCGCTGTGGCCCATGCGCGACATGATGGACTTCAGCTTCTCGGTGAAGCCCGGAGAACCGCATACCCTATGGCTCGACACGCGCGACCGCATCCTGCCCAACGATAAGAGTCTGTATCTCACTTTGGCCTCAGCATCGCCGGAGTTCGGGCCCGATGCGCTGGAGGGTGCGGAGATCCGGCTGATCTTCAAACCCAGGAAAGACGCGCTTCCGGAGCATGTCGCCGACCGCTTCACGCAGGTGCGCGACAACTACTCCAACATGGTTGAGGAGAATGTCACCTCGAAGCGCCTGAACCAGTTCAACCGCTACTATGCCGACATTACCGATCTTCTGCGCGTCGACCCCGATCACAAAGAGGGCTTGAACTACTGGCACGAGATGAACAAGGAGCAGGCTCGTCCGCCGTTCCTGATGCCTACAGCTCCTCCGGGCACGCCAACGTGGGCGTATCTGCAGACGATGGATCTCGGCCTGTTGAAGAAGCAGGTGAACTGGTGGATCGACAACCGTCAGATCGCGGATGGCGAGTTCGGCGGCGGGTTGTCGGACGACAGCGACTACATGAACTGGTGGGTGGGCACGGCGATGATGGGCGTCGATCCGGAGAAGCTGCGTGTGTCGCAGTCGCGCGTGCTGGAGGCCAGCTACGTGAACGGCATGTGGAGCAACGGCCTTGCGGCGGCGCAGTACGATGAACTGCATGCGTATGAAGACGGCATCAACCTGCTGGGGCAGGCGATGCAGTTGAACTTTGGCAGCCCGCGCGAGATCGAGCGCGCGATGAAGACGGCCAAGCGGCTGGAGTGGCTAACGGGCGTCAACAAGGCCGGCAATCGGCTGATCAAGTCGAGTTACTACTCGGGGGACAAGATGTCGACCGAGGGCGTGTGGGGATGGTCGAAGGCGAACTCGTTCTTCGTCGTGCATCCGGCGTTGTCGCTGGTGCTGTTCAACGGCATGCCGGAGACGAAGAAGATGATGCTGGAGATGGCGGACGGCCTGCTCGCGCATCGCAAGCTGGAGAAGAACGGGAAATACTCCATCCGCACGACGATCAACTGGGAGACGGACGAGGACAAGCCCGGCAAGGGGCCGGGACCGTGGTTCATCTTCTGGTCGGCGTACCGGTGGACGGGCGACAAGAAGTATCTTCAACCCTTCGAGGATGAGGGCGCAAACTCTCTGCGGCTGATCAACTCGAACGCGCTCGATATGCTTCAGGTGCGCGATACGTGGGGCAAGGAGATAGTCGCTGAGCTACCCTCGGCCACGCTGGTGCAGCAGGAGCCCACGGAGCATCTGGCGTGGCAGGAGACGGGCGACACGGGCTACCTGAACACGTTGTATGGCTCGCAGATCCAGACAGCGACCGAGAAGGCGTTCATGAACACTGAGGGCAGCCTGTGGATCGACCGCATCTACTTCAACCATGCGGAGTTGCAAAGGGCGCGGCTTGGCGGCGTGGCGCTGCTGCGCAATAACCTGTATCCGGGAAATGCGGTGAGCTGGACGTTCGACGCACCCGCGAATGAACAGAGCGTGGGCATCCTGATTCCGAACGCGACCCCCGACCACATGACGATTACCGCGTACAACCTGGACCAGACGACGGTGACGGCGCGGATGACGGGCTGGGAGGTCGATCCGGGGCAGTGGGAGATCACGCAGGACGGCAAGACGCGCACCGAGACGTTTGAGCGCAGCAAGGCGCTGGCGTTCACGTTTGCGCCGCACCAGACGAGCACGATCGAGATGAAGATGGTCAGCAAGGGCGTGCCGTACTGGTCGCGTCCCGATCTCGGCATCGATCCGGAGGATGTGAAGGTCGCGGGCGGAACGATGAAGGTGACGGTGCATTCGCTTGGTTCGGTGGATGCCCCGGCGGCTACGCTGGTGCTGCGGGACAGGACTGGCAAGGAGCTGGCGCGGGCTGCAATTCCGGCGATCAAGGCTCCTACCGACCTGCTTCCGAAGACGGCGGTGGTGTCGCTTCCCTACGCGAAGGGCGGCAGCGTAACGATCGAAATGAAGGGCGATTTGCCGGAGATTACGGAGCTGAATAACCGGGTCGGACTGGACTAG
- the hemC gene encoding hydroxymethylbilane synthase has protein sequence MKQTPIRIGSRGSQLALWQANHISYALRDAGYQTEIEIIRTTGDRMQQPGFVVPAGVDGKGIFIKEIEEALEEGRIDLAVHSLKDLPTTLAPQFKIAAIPKRGDARDVFVCEQYWALHTLPDNATVGTTSPRRRAQLLALRPDLQFAEIRGNIDTRLKKLAEGKCDALVLAAAGLDRLKRAEWVHQRFDPTEVCPAPGQGALALEMLAVENERTQYIAQSIGFFNHPHTRFSVEAERAVLDVLGGGCSLPVGAYCEPTSEGFKMYAQVVAPDGDTMIQVETEASHSADPIELGQYVAGQLKERGALELLVGPVPELS, from the coding sequence ATGAAACAAACACCCATTCGCATCGGTTCCAGGGGCTCGCAACTGGCGCTTTGGCAGGCGAACCACATTTCGTACGCGCTCCGCGACGCAGGCTACCAGACCGAGATCGAGATCATCCGCACCACCGGCGACCGTATGCAGCAGCCGGGCTTCGTCGTGCCTGCGGGCGTTGACGGGAAAGGCATCTTTATCAAGGAGATCGAGGAAGCCCTCGAAGAGGGCCGGATCGACCTGGCGGTGCATTCTCTGAAAGATCTGCCGACGACATTGGCTCCCCAGTTCAAAATCGCGGCGATTCCCAAGCGGGGGGATGCTCGGGATGTGTTTGTCTGCGAGCAGTACTGGGCGCTGCACACTCTGCCCGACAATGCCACGGTTGGTACGACCAGTCCGCGGCGGCGGGCACAGCTTCTGGCCCTTCGGCCCGACCTGCAGTTCGCAGAAATCCGAGGCAACATCGACACCCGCCTGAAGAAGCTGGCGGAGGGGAAGTGCGATGCGCTGGTGCTGGCGGCGGCCGGTCTGGATCGGTTGAAGAGGGCCGAGTGGGTCCACCAGCGGTTCGATCCGACGGAGGTTTGTCCGGCTCCGGGGCAGGGAGCTCTGGCGCTCGAGATGCTGGCTGTCGAGAACGAGCGGACGCAGTATATTGCTCAATCGATTGGGTTTTTCAACCATCCGCACACGCGGTTTTCGGTTGAGGCGGAGAGGGCAGTGCTGGATGTGCTGGGTGGCGGATGCTCGCTTCCAGTAGGCGCGTACTGCGAGCCGACCAGCGAGGGCTTCAAGATGTACGCGCAAGTCGTCGCTCCGGACGGAGATACGATGATTCAGGTTGAGACCGAGGCGAGCCACTCCGCGGACCCAATCGAGCTTGGTCAGTACGTCGCCGGTCAGCTCAAAGAGCGGGGCGCGCTGGAGCTATTGGTTGGACCAGTACCAGAGTTGAGTTAA
- a CDS encoding alpha/beta hydrolase family esterase: MTIDPRRSGIFCWRGCKFALILCLSLLAPCGLVAESMISGTLKVDGASRTYLLHRPTGTQSGKALPLVLVFHGAGVTPGLMADVTQLNQWADRTGFIVAYPEGLEQHWNTGQTAAGGPNDVAFITALIANIESTYVIDTHRVMAAGISNGAEFAQELGCSRDLRFSAILAVSGTLQEEAVKHCVPNHPVRMIEMHGTDDPIVPYLGGHVAAPGSPVLISVADDLLLWARIDGCSAEPHTEPLPDRVEDGMHVERMSFQGCAAGGEVTHYRIVGGGHTWPGSAPEPKFLGRTTQQISASELVAQLVLASRKN; the protein is encoded by the coding sequence ATGACCATTGACCCGCGTCGGTCGGGAATCTTCTGTTGGCGAGGCTGCAAGTTCGCCCTTATTTTGTGCCTATCGCTGCTTGCGCCGTGTGGCCTAGTCGCAGAGAGCATGATCTCGGGGACTTTGAAGGTCGATGGGGCAAGCCGAACCTATTTGCTCCATCGACCGACTGGTACTCAGAGCGGCAAAGCTCTTCCGCTGGTGCTTGTATTTCATGGCGCGGGCGTGACCCCGGGACTGATGGCAGATGTGACCCAGTTGAATCAGTGGGCGGATAGGACAGGTTTCATCGTGGCCTACCCTGAGGGGCTTGAGCAACACTGGAACACAGGCCAAACAGCGGCGGGCGGGCCCAACGATGTTGCGTTTATCACGGCATTGATCGCCAACATTGAGAGCACCTACGTGATCGATACCCATCGAGTGATGGCGGCAGGCATATCCAATGGGGCCGAGTTCGCACAGGAACTGGGATGTAGCAGAGACCTTCGATTCAGCGCCATTCTGGCGGTGTCTGGAACACTGCAAGAGGAGGCAGTGAAGCATTGCGTTCCAAATCATCCCGTCCGGATGATCGAGATGCACGGCACCGATGATCCGATCGTCCCCTACCTCGGTGGCCACGTGGCCGCACCTGGGAGCCCCGTTCTAATATCGGTAGCGGACGATCTGCTGCTGTGGGCGCGCATCGACGGCTGCTCTGCTGAGCCGCACACTGAGCCACTGCCGGACCGTGTAGAAGACGGTATGCACGTCGAGCGGATGAGCTTCCAAGGCTGTGCAGCGGGCGGCGAGGTGACCCACTATCGCATCGTTGGCGGTGGTCATACATGGCCTGGAAGTGCTCCCGAACCAAAGTTCCTTGGTCGCACAACCCAGCAAATCTCCGCCAGCGAACTTGTAGCCCAACTTGTCTTAGCTTCTAGGAAGAATTAG
- a CDS encoding class I SAM-dependent methyltransferase, translated as MRILDAGCGYGRNLVYLLREGADIHALDQNPEAVTHVRELALSLRCPLPAANFAVAPIEAMPFPNDFADAVLCNSVLHFARDEDHFRAMLAELWRTLAPGGLLFIRLGSRIGMDFERVGPNIFRTGDGSDWFLVDEDMLLDLTEELNAIQVDPLKTTVVQDYRCMTTWVLRKRPTNPEGAA; from the coding sequence ATGCGCATCCTCGACGCCGGATGCGGCTACGGACGCAACCTCGTCTACCTCCTCCGCGAAGGTGCCGACATCCACGCCCTCGATCAGAACCCCGAGGCCGTCACCCACGTCCGCGAGCTTGCCCTGTCCTTACGCTGCCCCCTCCCGGCAGCCAACTTCGCCGTCGCTCCCATTGAGGCGATGCCCTTCCCCAACGACTTCGCGGACGCAGTCCTCTGCAACTCCGTCCTGCACTTCGCCCGCGACGAGGACCACTTCCGCGCCATGCTCGCCGAGCTCTGGCGCACCCTCGCGCCCGGCGGCCTCCTCTTCATCCGCCTCGGCTCCCGCATCGGTATGGACTTCGAGCGCGTCGGCCCCAACATCTTCCGCACCGGCGACGGCTCCGACTGGTTCCTCGTCGACGAAGACATGCTCCTCGACCTCACCGAAGAGCTCAACGCCATTCAGGTCGACCCCCTCAAAACCACCGTCGTCCAGGACTACCGCTGCATGACCACATGGGTCCTACGCAAACGCCCCACCAACCCAGAAGGAGCCGCATAG
- the nuoI gene encoding NADH-quinone oxidoreductase subunit NuoI, which translates to MSKIRDVAAIAKGMSITFGQMFQPTEVENYPDGKGPMRGAKFQERFRGKHQLQRDDNGLEKCVACFLCAAACPSNCIYIEAAENTEEVRISSAERYAKVYNIDYNRCIFCGYCVEACPTDAITHGHGFELASLNATTLVMRKEDLLVGIQPAMPLEPGSNRDLADQLR; encoded by the coding sequence ATGTCCAAGATTCGCGATGTAGCCGCCATTGCCAAGGGAATGTCCATTACGTTTGGGCAGATGTTTCAGCCGACGGAAGTTGAAAACTATCCTGACGGCAAAGGGCCGATGCGCGGCGCGAAGTTTCAGGAGCGGTTCCGCGGAAAGCACCAGTTGCAGAGGGACGATAACGGGCTGGAGAAGTGTGTTGCCTGCTTTCTGTGTGCGGCGGCCTGCCCTTCGAACTGCATTTATATCGAGGCTGCCGAGAATACCGAGGAAGTACGGATCTCTTCGGCGGAGCGGTACGCGAAGGTCTACAACATCGACTACAACCGCTGCATCTTCTGCGGCTACTGCGTTGAGGCTTGCCCGACCGATGCGATTACGCATGGGCATGGGTTTGAGCTGGCTTCGCTGAACGCGACGACGCTGGTGATGCGGAAGGAAGATCTGCTGGTGGGGATTCAGCCGGCGATGCCGCTGGAACCGGGAAGCAATCGGGATCTTGCGGATCAGTTGCGTTAG
- a CDS encoding HD domain-containing protein, giving the protein MGSWREGVVEYIRREAQPVEKFGHQPRLYALTLEIGKGLEYDDDVVFAACWLHDLGVFVGHRPEDPVALAAWDNTAYAVEKTPGILGGMGFPEEKIAGVVQAIATHQPTGDPQTLEGVILRDADILEQLGAVGILRTVCKVGKDTRFHTFTDAARSLQKALSTLPAEVRLASTRSMMEERVRVMGEFLRAAAAEAGENLL; this is encoded by the coding sequence ATGGGGAGTTGGCGCGAAGGTGTGGTGGAATACATCCGGCGGGAGGCTCAGCCGGTTGAGAAGTTCGGTCACCAGCCTCGTCTTTATGCTTTGACTCTGGAGATAGGCAAGGGATTGGAATACGACGACGATGTCGTGTTCGCGGCCTGCTGGCTGCATGACCTGGGGGTGTTCGTGGGTCATCGTCCGGAGGATCCGGTGGCTCTGGCGGCCTGGGACAACACCGCCTATGCGGTGGAGAAGACGCCGGGGATTCTTGGGGGGATGGGGTTTCCCGAGGAGAAGATTGCGGGTGTGGTGCAGGCGATTGCGACGCATCAGCCGACGGGCGATCCGCAGACGCTGGAAGGGGTGATTCTGCGGGACGCGGACATTCTGGAGCAGTTGGGTGCGGTGGGGATTCTGAGGACCGTCTGCAAGGTAGGGAAGGACACGCGGTTTCATACGTTCACCGACGCTGCCAGGAGCTTGCAGAAAGCGCTTTCGACCCTGCCGGCGGAGGTGCGGCTGGCTTCCACGCGGAGCATGATGGAAGAACGGGTGAGGGTGATGGGGGAGTTCTTACGGGCGGCGGCGGCCGAGGCTGGGGAGAATCTACTTTGA
- a CDS encoding response regulator transcription factor — protein sequence MSVGTEANGSSIKKSILHICRREMLRPLRDQILRMSGFEVDSTLEAGDGLSMFFAKTYELVLIDVEEDGVAEAERLCSEIKTAKHEQTVAFVCNWRVAILTDCPDEIVRSEFDPKAFVDGVKDILGA from the coding sequence TTGTCAGTTGGCACGGAAGCGAATGGAAGCTCGATCAAGAAGTCGATTCTGCATATCTGCAGGCGGGAGATGCTGAGGCCGCTGCGTGACCAGATTCTGCGGATGTCGGGGTTTGAGGTGGACTCGACGCTGGAGGCTGGGGACGGGTTGTCGATGTTCTTTGCGAAGACGTACGAGCTGGTGCTGATCGATGTGGAAGAGGATGGGGTCGCGGAGGCGGAGCGGCTCTGCTCGGAGATCAAGACGGCGAAGCATGAGCAGACGGTGGCGTTCGTGTGCAACTGGCGGGTGGCGATTTTGACGGATTGCCCGGATGAGATCGTGCGGAGTGAGTTCGACCCGAAGGCGTTTGTGGATGGGGTGAAGGACATTCTGGGGGCGTAA
- the thrC gene encoding threonine synthase yields MEYSCSAYELKCNECGKRFGNRAISGCPDCFAPLEIVYDLDAARGEFTRESIAAGPANIWRYKRLLPIPDGFQPDLPVGFTPLVKANRLGKRIGANNLYVKNDAVCFPTLSFKDRVVSVALANAQKFGFTTVGCSSTGNLANSVAAQAARLGIKASILVPADLEPAKILNTLVYGAQLIRIDGNYDHVNRLCTLIADEYNWGLVNVNLRPYYAEGSKTVGFEIAEQLGWRLPDNVVVPMAGGSLIRKIRKAFKELVYLGLVEDKPVKFFGAQATGCSPISVAVKTDSEMIPQKPNTIARSLAIGNPADGPIASKMILETGGWAEDVSDVEIVSGIQELAETEGIFTETAGGVTTAVAARLYAHGRISPDETTVICITGNGLKTTDAIADRYEVGRAIRPRMADFDAYLKELEGASEVEPELALAGGVREL; encoded by the coding sequence ATGGAGTATTCGTGTTCGGCGTATGAGTTGAAGTGCAATGAGTGCGGCAAGCGTTTTGGCAATCGCGCCATCTCCGGTTGCCCGGATTGCTTTGCTCCGCTCGAGATTGTGTACGACCTGGATGCGGCGCGCGGTGAGTTTACGCGGGAGTCGATTGCGGCGGGACCGGCGAATATCTGGCGGTACAAGCGGCTTTTGCCGATTCCGGATGGGTTCCAGCCGGATCTGCCGGTGGGCTTTACGCCGCTGGTGAAGGCGAATCGTCTGGGCAAGCGGATTGGCGCGAACAACCTGTATGTGAAGAACGACGCGGTGTGCTTCCCGACGCTTTCGTTCAAGGATCGCGTGGTTTCGGTGGCGCTGGCGAATGCGCAGAAGTTTGGTTTTACGACCGTTGGGTGCTCGTCGACGGGAAATCTGGCGAATTCGGTGGCGGCGCAGGCGGCTCGGCTGGGGATCAAGGCTTCGATCCTGGTGCCGGCGGATCTGGAGCCTGCAAAGATTCTGAATACGCTGGTGTATGGCGCGCAGTTGATCCGGATCGATGGGAACTACGACCATGTGAACCGGCTGTGCACGCTGATCGCGGATGAGTACAACTGGGGCCTGGTGAACGTGAATCTGCGGCCGTACTACGCGGAGGGTTCGAAGACGGTTGGGTTCGAGATTGCGGAGCAGCTTGGGTGGCGGCTGCCGGATAACGTTGTGGTTCCGATGGCGGGCGGGTCGCTGATCCGGAAGATCCGGAAGGCGTTCAAGGAGCTTGTGTACCTGGGGCTGGTGGAAGACAAGCCGGTGAAGTTCTTCGGTGCGCAGGCTACCGGGTGCTCGCCGATTTCAGTTGCGGTGAAGACGGATTCGGAGATGATTCCGCAGAAGCCGAACACGATTGCGCGGTCGCTGGCGATCGGGAATCCAGCGGATGGGCCGATCGCTTCGAAGATGATTCTGGAGACGGGCGGATGGGCCGAGGATGTCTCGGACGTCGAGATTGTGAGCGGGATTCAGGAGCTTGCGGAGACGGAAGGCATCTTTACGGAGACGGCGGGTGGTGTGACCACGGCGGTTGCGGCCCGGCTGTATGCGCATGGCAGGATCTCTCCGGATGAGACGACGGTGATCTGCATCACGGGCAACGGTCTGAAGACGACCGATGCGATTGCCGACCGGTACGAGGTTGGGCGTGCGATTCGGCCGCGGATGGCTGATTTCGATGCGTATTTGAAGGAGCTCGAAGGAGCTTCGGAAGTAGAACCAGAACTTGCTTTGGCTGGAGGAGTACGTGAGCTTTAA
- a CDS encoding MoaD/ThiS family protein, with amino-acid sequence MSFKVLLPTAFTRHTDGTKNFASSASNLPGLLTEIDASYPALGTQIKDEDGKLRKFINVYVNDEDIRFLGGDGYAFQDGDEVMLIPSIAGGC; translated from the coding sequence GTGAGCTTTAAGGTTTTGTTGCCGACCGCGTTTACGCGGCATACGGATGGTACGAAGAACTTCGCTTCGAGCGCTTCCAATTTGCCTGGACTGTTGACCGAGATCGATGCCAGCTATCCGGCGCTCGGGACGCAGATCAAGGATGAAGACGGGAAGCTGCGGAAGTTCATCAACGTGTATGTGAACGATGAGGACATCCGGTTTCTGGGCGGCGATGGCTATGCGTTCCAGGATGGGGATGAGGTTATGCTGATTCCTTCGATCGCTGGTGGTTGTTAG
- a CDS encoding lmo0937 family membrane protein gives MFLILAVVLVVLWLGGFTLMHVSSLFIHLLLIFAVISIIMHFVSGRRA, from the coding sequence ATGTTTCTTATTCTTGCGGTGGTTCTGGTGGTTTTGTGGTTGGGCGGCTTCACGCTGATGCATGTTTCCAGCTTGTTCATCCACCTGCTGCTGATCTTCGCGGTGATCTCGATCATCATGCACTTTGTTTCTGGACGCCGGGCCTGA